The following proteins are encoded in a genomic region of Micromonospora olivasterospora:
- a CDS encoding plasmid pRiA4b ORF-3 family protein has protein sequence MSRNRRRNGKKRTVRSGAPLAVVGAPEECDCPYCTGALPEPEQLADLLAQSVDIDALRDPLELEIAASMLLAIGTALGDDFDQALLQLFVPRFEAQSTPEARAMLAGIAAITEGEVSRVAAEAARRLAAAGVPAPPWLAELEAPVRVEECRRFTGPEGLTFLLAGRFQRAGRRHAVFVLLDDCDCGAASQILSIDADQWDEARESLLSDLRAGGVDVTEEKLRPADFRRAVEDALDARAEHDEVDPEPLDELVDEDGPAYPPLALLLRSRMRALPAPRRKRPRPRDGEPDIAAISALLDILAQPRRGAALPAQRRPAGLPAKRKKSDGPAPIYQIKVGLRGARPPIWRRLEVPADVSLARLHELIQVAFDWYDTHLHVFETAYGSFGRPDADLGHRAASRVTLEQVAPAVGDKLRYTYDFGDSWEHDIVVEKTLDRDPSVTYPRCVGGRRAAPPEDCGGVWGYAELVEILGDPAHPEHRDRLDWLGLDDPTDFDPARFDAKAVTAALPQQR, from the coding sequence GTGAGCCGTAATCGACGCCGCAACGGGAAGAAGCGAACCGTACGGAGCGGTGCGCCGCTCGCCGTGGTGGGCGCGCCGGAGGAGTGCGACTGCCCCTACTGCACCGGCGCCCTGCCCGAGCCGGAGCAGCTCGCCGACCTACTTGCGCAGTCGGTCGACATCGACGCCCTGCGGGATCCGCTCGAGCTGGAGATCGCCGCCTCGATGCTGCTGGCGATCGGGACCGCCCTCGGCGACGACTTCGACCAGGCGTTGCTGCAGTTGTTCGTGCCGCGGTTCGAGGCGCAGTCCACCCCGGAGGCGCGGGCGATGCTGGCGGGTATCGCCGCGATCACCGAAGGTGAGGTCAGCCGGGTCGCCGCGGAGGCGGCCCGCCGGCTCGCCGCCGCCGGCGTACCCGCGCCGCCCTGGCTCGCCGAGCTGGAAGCCCCGGTCAGGGTGGAGGAGTGCCGCCGCTTCACCGGGCCGGAGGGACTGACGTTCCTGCTGGCCGGCAGGTTCCAGCGGGCCGGTCGGCGGCATGCTGTCTTCGTTCTCCTGGACGACTGCGACTGTGGTGCCGCCAGCCAGATCCTGTCGATCGACGCGGACCAGTGGGACGAGGCGCGGGAGTCGCTCCTGTCCGACCTGCGTGCCGGCGGCGTCGACGTCACGGAGGAGAAGCTGCGGCCGGCGGACTTCCGCCGCGCCGTGGAGGACGCGCTGGACGCCCGCGCCGAGCACGACGAGGTCGACCCCGAACCGCTGGACGAACTCGTCGACGAGGACGGCCCCGCCTATCCGCCCCTGGCCCTGCTGCTGCGCAGTCGGATGCGGGCGCTCCCCGCGCCCCGACGCAAGCGGCCTCGCCCGCGCGACGGCGAACCGGACATCGCCGCGATCTCCGCGCTGCTCGACATCCTGGCCCAGCCCCGGCGCGGCGCTGCCCTGCCGGCCCAGCGCCGTCCCGCCGGCCTGCCGGCGAAGCGCAAGAAGTCGGACGGGCCGGCGCCGATCTACCAGATCAAGGTGGGCCTGCGGGGCGCGCGCCCGCCGATCTGGCGGCGTCTCGAGGTGCCCGCCGACGTCAGTCTCGCCCGGCTGCACGAGCTGATCCAGGTCGCCTTCGACTGGTACGACACCCACCTGCACGTCTTCGAGACCGCGTACGGCAGCTTCGGTCGTCCCGACGCCGACCTCGGCCACCGCGCCGCGTCCCGGGTCACCCTGGAGCAGGTCGCCCCCGCCGTCGGGGACAAGCTGCGCTACACGTACGACTTCGGCGACTCCTGGGAACACGACATCGTCGTGGAGAAGACCCTCGACCGGGACCCGTCGGTGACGTACCCGCGCTGTGTCGGCGGGCGGCGCGCGGCGCCGCCGGAGGACTGCGGCGGAGTGTGGGGGTACGCGGAGCTGGTGGAGATCCTCGGCGACCCCGCCCACCCGGAGCACCGGGACAGGCTGGACTGGCTGGGCCTGGACGACCCGACGGACTTCGACCCGGCCCGCTTCGACGCGAAGGCGGTGACCGCAGCCCTGCCGCAGCAGCGGTAG
- a CDS encoding DivIVA domain-containing protein translates to MAQVYRGGQLYGTGRPARMTPHEVRSRAFDPRRRGFDPDQVREFQARVADELNDLHQQVRRLSQENDRIKRALRDWQTMHARECRQPNEGPW, encoded by the coding sequence GTGGCCCAGGTGTATCGAGGTGGCCAGCTCTACGGGACCGGTCGCCCGGCCCGCATGACCCCGCACGAGGTGCGCAGCCGCGCGTTCGACCCGCGCCGCCGGGGCTTCGACCCCGACCAGGTACGCGAGTTCCAGGCCCGGGTCGCCGACGAGCTGAACGACCTGCACCAGCAGGTACGGAGGCTCAGCCAGGAGAACGACCGGATCAAGCGGGCGCTGCGCGACTGGCAGACGATGCACGCCCGCGAGTGCCGCCAACCCAACGAAGGGCCCTGGTAG
- a CDS encoding winged helix-turn-helix domain-containing protein — protein sequence MPQTPDYIRISNEIINDLHTGKVQSGDKLPSIAEMADRFEVSSSTIQMVYVRLEALRVIRRHQGKGVFITDPKTWMREP from the coding sequence ATGCCACAGACACCGGACTACATCCGGATCTCAAACGAGATCATCAACGACCTGCACACCGGAAAGGTGCAGTCGGGGGACAAGTTACCGTCGATCGCGGAGATGGCTGACCGCTTCGAGGTCAGCTCATCGACGATCCAGATGGTCTATGTGCGGCTGGAGGCGCTGCGCGTCATTCGGCGACACCAGGGCAAGGGCGTCTTCATCACCGACCCGAAAACCTGGATGCGTGAGCCGTAG